In the genome of Rhodothermales bacterium, the window CGTATTAGTACAGATGATTTCGTCCGGGGTAAGTCATACGTGGAAATAGATAAGGGAGATCAGATCGAGATCAAGTGCGGGCAGTCCAGCATTGTGCTGAAGAAGAATGGAGACATCACCCTGGAAGGGAATAACATCACGCTCAAGGGTAAGAAGAAGGTGACGATTGACGGGACGGATGTGTTGTCGAAGGCGAAGAAAACGATGGCTATTTCGGGGATGAAAGTGAGCGTGGATGCGAAAACGCAGGCGACGTTGAAAGGCAAGGTCGCCGTCGCAGTCGACGGGGCGATAGCGCAGGTGAAGGGGAAGATGGTCAAGGTCGGCTCGTAACCAAACACGTCACTCTTACAAGTCCCCACTGCTATGCTGAATCGCGCCGCCCAACTCGCTCGAAACGCTAGGCCCGGCCCGCCCCTCCTCCGTCCGAGGAGGGCGAGGCCGGGTGAACCAGTCCGTCGTCATACGTACGTCCTCCTGCTCCATCTCTCGCGTCCTTAGAACCCCACACCCGTATGCCACTGGACATCTCGTACTCGTTCACGGTGACGCCCCCGGCGGCGCCCCCAGGCGAAAGCCTCTCGAAAGCGGCCCAAGCGGCGGCCGACAAGCTCACGTCCTCGACGTTCACCGTGCTCTCGTTCGAAGGAGAGGAGCGGATGTCGAGCCTGTTCCGCTTCGAGATCGAGGTGTTCTCCAAGGAGACCGACTTCCCGCTCGAGGAGCTCGTCGGGCTGGCAGCGACGTTCAAGCACACCATCGACAAGACGAAGCATAGCTACGTCCATGGCGTCGTCGCGGACATCAGGCAGGAGCGCGGGTGGTATCAGGACGTGGAGGGGAAGTCTGTGGTGGGGGGCGCCTACTACCGGGTGGTCCTGGTACCGCAGCTGTGGAAGCTCGGCCTCCGCTTCCGTAGCCGCGTCTTCCAGAATCTTACGATCGATGATCTCTTGAAGGAGGTCTTGCAGGGGGCGGGGTTGCGAGAGAAAGTCAGCTATCAACTCAACCTCCGCGATACCTACGAGCCCAAGCAGTTCTGTGTGCAATACCGAGAAACCGATCTCCAGTTTATCCAGCGGACGATGGAGGAGACGGGGCTCTACTACTTCTTCGACCACACCGGGACTTCGGACCTCCTCGTTATTACGGACGACCGCCGGGAGGAATTGCTCCTTGACGGGACCCGGGTCGAGACGGCCAGTACGGCCTCCGCTGCGTCGCTTCCCGCGCCGGTCCCTTACGATCAGACCGGCGGGCTCTCCGCGGATGCCCCACGTATCGCCGAACTCGTCGCCCGGCAGTCCGTCATCCCCAAGCTTGTGATCGTGCGCGACATCAACTTCGAGGACTATGCGGACGTCGACGAGGCCGGCTGCATGGAAGAGAAGGGGCTCATCACCGTGTTCGACAAGGCGACCCTCCCGGCCGAGGACCACGTCCACTACGAGCACGGGCACTTCTTCACTGGCGAGCGCAGCGGGGTCGAGCCTAAGACCACGACGGGGGAGACGAGCGACGCCGCCACTCGACGGCAGGCTCTGCTCAAGCGGCTGGCCCGGCGGCGGTACGAGGAGTTCCAGTGCGAGCGGTTCGTCCTCGTCGGCCGGGGGAATCACCCCGCCTTCCGAAACGGCCACCACTACGAACTCAGCGCCCACTACCGGGGGAGTTGGAACGGCCAGTTGTACCGGCTCACCCGGGTGCGGCACCGTGGCTGGGCCACGACCCTCTATAACGAGGCGCGTACGGCTCCCCCCTACGAGAACGAGTTCGAGGCAATCCCTTCCACCATCCAGTTCCGCCCGAAGCGGACCACGCCGGTCCCGAAGGCGCCCGGCGTCATGACCGCCCGCATCGAGGCGTCCGAGGTGGCCCGGACCGCTGCGGAGGACGCCAGCAGTCCCTTCGCGGCCGACATCGACGCCGAGGGCCGCTACGTCGTCCGCCTCCCGTTCGACCGCCGGCCCGACACGACCAGCCAGGAGGGGACGGGATCGCGCCGAGTGCGCATGGCGCAGCCGTACGCGGGACCCGATCACGGTCTCCACTTCCCGAATCCGCCGGCCGCCGAGATGCTGCTCGGGTTCCTCGACGGGGACGTGGACAAGCTCGTTGGGCTCTCCGCGTTGCCGGACCCGTGGAACCACTCGCCGGTCCCGAACGAGGCCCTCTCGACGAGGACGCAGAACGCGGCGGAGGAGACGCCGCTCGTCGCCCCCTCGCCGATCATGTTCGGCGACACGAAGAACGTGATCCGCTCGCGCGTGGGCCACCAGTTCATCATGGACGACGGGAACGCCGGGGAGAACGTAGGCATCACCTTGGAGACCGGAAACAAGGTGTCGAGTTCGGGGATCCGGCCGCTGAACCTGTACTGGAACAGCCGGATCGACATGGGCGGCTACCGCCAGCGCGACTTCTTCGAGCAACACCTCGGCAATATCTCGCACGTGTGGAACTGGGCCAAGTTTTTCCGCGAGCCCTCCGTCCCCGAGTTCATGGGGATTGCCCTCACGGAAATGGCTACCATGCTCAGCTTCGGGCCGAGCCCGGAGGACTGGGCCGGCGAGACGTTCGGCAACACGACCCGCGTCGGCATCGAGATGAACACGGACGAGTCCATCAAGCTGATGGGCCAGAACGGCGTCGAGATCGTGATGCCGAACGTGTTTGGCTTCTGGGGGGGCGGGACCGTGCCCGGTATGGACACGCAGGGTTCGCACCGGCTCGGCTGGGCCATTACGGACTTCCTGATCAGTGCGCTCTACGAAGACGCGATTAAGGCAACCGTAGATAAGGTCAAGGATGGGAGGAAGGCAGCCGAGGGGAAGGTGGGGACGGCGGCGCGCAGCGCGAGGGCGGCCGAGTGGATAAAGCACGAGGAGTACAAACAGAAAAAACGGTTACAACTGGTGGGTAACATCGTCAAGTCTGCGCTTGGCGCTCCCAGCCTCGACCTCAAGTCGGCCGGCGATGTTCAGGTGATGGCGTTCGACACGACGAAGATCGGCGGCGGCCACGGCGGCATCGAGGTGGTTTCCAACGCCGACGTCACGCAGATGGCCGGGCTCGACTACACGGTAGAGGCCGCGCAGGGGATCAGTCTAAAGGCGAAAGGAGAGCCTGTGGGGCGGCCCGGTATCCTCAACGCGATCCCCAAAATGTTTTCGGAACTCGGGGTCCCAGCTCCGCCAGGGGTCAAGGTCAATCCGGGCGGCTCCATCATGCCGGAGCCGACGGATTGCAAGATCGAGATCGAGAACGAGAACGAGGACGTCCAGATCATCGCCGGCGGCAAGGACGACGGCGCACGGAAGAAGAAGATCTCCCTCCTCTCCCGGCACGGGGACATCGAGCAGATCGCCGGCTCCACCGTGCGCGTGCAGATCGCGACGTGGGATGAGAAGAAGGGGGAGTATAAGTACGAGCATGATCACCCGTTCTTCGAACTTCGCAAGGGCGAACTCATCCTCAAATGTGGAAGCTCGGCGATCAAGCTCGAGGCCGACGGCACCATCACGCTCCAGGGGAAGAAGGTGCAGATCGCCAGCAAAGAGACCAGTCTTGTCTCGACAAAAGACATCACTCTGCGGTCGATGCAGGGTAAAGTCAACCTCTCGGTGGACTCGCCTTCGGGGCCGCCCCCGGACGACAGCGGCATCAAACAGGCGTCTATGGATTATGCAGACGCAGCCGGCAAGCAAACAGGCGTGGAGGCCGCTCTGCGGAAATACAACGCCGAGTTCGATAAGTATGAGACGCAGGTGTTCATGCAGAAGCAGCCCTCGTCCTCCGTCGAGGTCTCGGCGACCGACGTCAAGGTCACGGGGAAGATGGGCATCAAGATGGACTGCGTGAACTTCGAATCCGAGGCGAAGATGAAGCAGGAACTGAAGGGCAATATGCTGACCATCGACGGAAAGATGACCGACGTGAAAGGGCAGATGACGATCGTGAAGGGGAGTCTCATCAAGATCGGCTCCTAGCCCCCATACCACCTCTACAACCCTCCCCGGGAACCCGCTCTCACCATGCCGAAACCCGCCGCCCAACTCGCCGACAACGCCACGCACGGCCCGCCCCTCCTCGGCGCCGGCCAGCCGACGGTCCTCATCTCGAACCGCCCCGCGTGGTGCGTCGGCGACCAGCACACGTGCCCGATCCCGAACGCGCCGCCGCCCGTCGGGCCGGGGACGCCGCACGGGCCGGGCGTCACCGCGCCGCCGGGCGCCATCACCGTCCTCATCAACAACAAGCCTGCCGCCGGGCTCGGCGACCAAGTGATGGAGCCGGGGGCGATCGTGCCGCTGCCGCCTCCGAACCCGATCGTGATGGGCGCACCGACCGTGCTTGTGGGCTGAGAATGCTATGACGCTGCGCGCCGACATCGCCACGGGGGAAACCTCGCTCGACCGGACGGACCTCCGGCTGGGCGGGGCGCTCCCGCTCGTGCTGGCGCGGCAGTACCGTAGCAGCGCGCCGGCCGGCATCTTCGGCGTCGGCTGGCGGCACGGGCTGGACCGGACGCTCCGCGTCATGGCCGACCGCATCGTCTATCGCGAGGGATCGGGGCGGGAGGTCGTGTTCGCACCGGTGGCCGTGGGGATGGAAGTGCGGCACCCAGAAGGGCTCACGCTCCAGCACCACGCCGACGTGTGGGTGGTGTTCGCCTCGCCGCTCGCGCAGGAGGTGTTTCGTAAGAGGACAGGCGGGGATGCGTTGCCGCTGGAGCGCATCGTGGACCCGAACGGCAACCGGATCAAGCTGGGCTATGCGGGCGGGCGGCTCGCCGAGATCAGCGGCTCGGGCGGGCAGCGGATCCGCTTTACGTACGCGGGCGGCGTCGTGGGGCAGATCGTGGTCGTCGGTGCGGACGGACGGGCGAGCGCGGTGCGGACGTTCCGCTACGGCGCGGGCAACACCCTCGTCGCCGAGACCGACGCGGCGGGACGGACGACGGAGTACGCCTATCAGGACGGTCTGCTCGTCCGTGCTGGCCCGTGGCTCGCGCAGTACGGCAGCGACCGCCGCTGCCTCGCCGTGTGGCGCTCCGACGGCACCGCCGCGACGCACCTCGCCTACGACCTCCTCCGGCAGACGACACGTGCTGTGGGCCTCGACGGACGGCAGACGCTCTACCGCCACGCGCCCGGCACGAACGGGCAGGTCGTGCTCGAACGGCTCGATACCGGAAACGAAAGCCTCAACTACTACTACGACGAGGCGCAG includes:
- a CDS encoding PAAR domain-containing protein; this translates as MPKPAAQLADNATHGPPLLGAGQPTVLISNRPAWCVGDQHTCPIPNAPPPVGPGTPHGPGVTAPPGAITVLINNKPAAGLGDQVMEPGAIVPLPPPNPIVMGAPTVLVG
- the vgrG gene encoding type VI secretion system tip protein VgrG yields the protein MPLDISYSFTVTPPAAPPGESLSKAAQAAADKLTSSTFTVLSFEGEERMSSLFRFEIEVFSKETDFPLEELVGLAATFKHTIDKTKHSYVHGVVADIRQERGWYQDVEGKSVVGGAYYRVVLVPQLWKLGLRFRSRVFQNLTIDDLLKEVLQGAGLREKVSYQLNLRDTYEPKQFCVQYRETDLQFIQRTMEETGLYYFFDHTGTSDLLVITDDRREELLLDGTRVETASTASAASLPAPVPYDQTGGLSADAPRIAELVARQSVIPKLVIVRDINFEDYADVDEAGCMEEKGLITVFDKATLPAEDHVHYEHGHFFTGERSGVEPKTTTGETSDAATRRQALLKRLARRRYEEFQCERFVLVGRGNHPAFRNGHHYELSAHYRGSWNGQLYRLTRVRHRGWATTLYNEARTAPPYENEFEAIPSTIQFRPKRTTPVPKAPGVMTARIEASEVARTAAEDASSPFAADIDAEGRYVVRLPFDRRPDTTSQEGTGSRRVRMAQPYAGPDHGLHFPNPPAAEMLLGFLDGDVDKLVGLSALPDPWNHSPVPNEALSTRTQNAAEETPLVAPSPIMFGDTKNVIRSRVGHQFIMDDGNAGENVGITLETGNKVSSSGIRPLNLYWNSRIDMGGYRQRDFFEQHLGNISHVWNWAKFFREPSVPEFMGIALTEMATMLSFGPSPEDWAGETFGNTTRVGIEMNTDESIKLMGQNGVEIVMPNVFGFWGGGTVPGMDTQGSHRLGWAITDFLISALYEDAIKATVDKVKDGRKAAEGKVGTAARSARAAEWIKHEEYKQKKRLQLVGNIVKSALGAPSLDLKSAGDVQVMAFDTTKIGGGHGGIEVVSNADVTQMAGLDYTVEAAQGISLKAKGEPVGRPGILNAIPKMFSELGVPAPPGVKVNPGGSIMPEPTDCKIEIENENEDVQIIAGGKDDGARKKKISLLSRHGDIEQIAGSTVRVQIATWDEKKGEYKYEHDHPFFELRKGELILKCGSSAIKLEADGTITLQGKKVQIASKETSLVSTKDITLRSMQGKVNLSVDSPSGPPPDDSGIKQASMDYADAAGKQTGVEAALRKYNAEFDKYETQVFMQKQPSSSVEVSATDVKVTGKMGIKMDCVNFESEAKMKQELKGNMLTIDGKMTDVKGQMTIVKGSLIKIGS